In Leptospira perdikensis, a single genomic region encodes these proteins:
- a CDS encoding 7TM domain-containing protein, translated as MDRKTLITVSMLIILPIVSILYKLNIAELSLLPVEVDDTVNLQVVILPKENVALSEVTFPIPKQFIQSRVLKSNTKVEDLDFRLQKKQYGHLGIWEGEDWNSSIGYYAKIKILPYSHSNPEPEIPNPIGKQVAKEPYYLSLKNFSPEEIRLAKKLFEQIHPYDKDNVAAAKQIYYFISEEVLNTTRDISLSDTIRLNNGSAYTQAVLFSLLCRMKGVQTRTVAGFDLSKQNGKDNKTKLSFWNEIRIHGKWYFVSTYKNIFAGHVNGYLPIWKSVEERRSLGEEPATFRYTAYITKSNVNRYNFKEYSEEVASSNSFLRYYSLYSLPTPLQNLFRLVILIPIGALVLSVARNMIGIPTFGIFTPILLAMFFYETNLLFGISFFLLMIGLGFFERYALDKYYLLAVPRLSILLTITVISLILFSVLNEEISFFNQMSVTLFPIVITTIFIERFSIMIIEEGILNTFVTLAGTLLIAFISYMIFFFGSLQILFFTHPELLLVVIAIQILLGQYKGYRVSELFRFKEIFRS; from the coding sequence CAGGTAGTCATTTTGCCGAAAGAAAATGTGGCTCTTTCTGAAGTCACCTTTCCCATTCCAAAACAATTCATCCAGTCAAGAGTTCTCAAATCCAATACCAAAGTGGAAGATTTGGATTTTCGGCTTCAAAAAAAACAATATGGCCATTTAGGAATTTGGGAAGGAGAGGATTGGAATTCTTCCATTGGATATTATGCAAAAATAAAAATCCTTCCTTATTCACACTCCAATCCAGAACCAGAAATTCCGAATCCAATAGGAAAACAAGTTGCTAAAGAACCATATTATCTTTCTCTAAAGAACTTCTCTCCGGAAGAGATTCGTTTAGCAAAAAAGTTATTTGAACAAATCCATCCTTATGACAAAGACAATGTTGCGGCCGCTAAACAAATCTATTATTTTATATCTGAAGAAGTTCTGAATACAACTAGGGACATTAGTCTTTCCGATACAATCCGTTTGAATAATGGAAGCGCTTATACACAAGCAGTTCTATTTTCCTTACTTTGTAGAATGAAAGGAGTCCAAACAAGAACGGTTGCTGGATTTGATTTGTCTAAACAAAACGGCAAAGATAACAAAACAAAACTTAGTTTTTGGAATGAAATTCGAATTCATGGAAAATGGTATTTTGTTTCTACTTATAAAAATATATTTGCCGGGCATGTAAACGGGTATTTGCCAATTTGGAAATCAGTTGAGGAGAGACGTTCTCTTGGCGAAGAACCAGCAACATTTCGTTATACGGCATATATTACAAAATCTAACGTAAATCGTTATAATTTTAAAGAGTATAGCGAGGAAGTGGCATCGAGTAATAGTTTTTTGCGATATTATTCATTATACAGTTTGCCAACTCCATTACAGAATTTGTTTCGATTGGTAATCCTGATTCCCATCGGGGCTTTGGTCCTTTCTGTTGCTAGGAATATGATTGGGATTCCCACATTTGGTATCTTCACACCGATTTTACTAGCGATGTTTTTTTACGAAACAAACCTCCTATTTGGAATTAGTTTTTTTCTTTTGATGATTGGTCTTGGTTTTTTTGAAAGGTATGCCTTGGATAAATACTATCTACTCGCAGTTCCTAGACTTTCTATCTTACTTACCATTACCGTCATTTCTTTGATTTTATTTTCTGTTTTGAATGAAGAGATTTCCTTTTTCAATCAAATGAGTGTGACTTTATTTCCTATTGTCATTACCACAATATTTATTGAACGGTTTTCGATTATGATCATTGAAGAAGGTATACTCAATACCTTCGTTACTTTAGCGGGAACGCTACTCATTGCATTTATCAGTTATATGATTTTTTTCTTTGGTTCATTACAAATTCTCTTTTTTACTCATCCTGAATTATTGTTGGTTGTGATCGCCATACAAATTCTTCTCGGTCAATACAAAGGGTATCGTGTATCGGAACTTTTTCGGTTTAAGGAAATTTTTAGATCATGA
- a CDS encoding alpha-L-glutamate ligase-like protein produces the protein MISLFKKFEEEGVLGINRRIGEYILPYNPREYYPLVDDKWKTAELARQFHVPMPYHYGVVDTFGGIRNTRDLIQGRPGFVVKPANGGMGNGILVITHESETINGSIRYHKVDDKTLSEKDLQHHISGILSGLYSLDGNSDSCILQERLECHSFFKAISFRGIPDIRVIVFLGYPVMAMLRLPTKESGGRANLHQGALGVGVDLRSGTLTHSVCNDKIIHLHPDTKQTLSGRVIPHWETILEMSSRCYDMSGLGYLGVDIVLDESRGPLLLEMNARPGLGIQIANRMGLRDRLQLVEKIKDSADGPKTRVHRMFQEL, from the coding sequence ATGATTTCTCTTTTCAAAAAATTTGAAGAGGAAGGTGTTCTTGGAATCAACCGTAGGATCGGCGAATACATTTTGCCTTATAATCCAAGAGAATATTATCCGTTAGTCGATGATAAATGGAAAACCGCAGAACTGGCAAGGCAGTTTCATGTCCCCATGCCCTACCATTATGGAGTTGTGGATACATTTGGTGGGATTCGAAATACCCGAGACCTTATTCAAGGTAGACCTGGTTTTGTTGTCAAACCAGCTAATGGTGGTATGGGAAATGGAATCCTTGTCATTACCCATGAATCTGAGACAATCAATGGTTCTATCCGTTATCATAAAGTAGATGATAAAACACTTTCGGAAAAGGACCTTCAACATCATATCTCTGGAATTTTGTCGGGATTATATTCCTTAGATGGAAATTCTGATTCTTGTATTTTACAAGAACGCTTGGAATGCCATTCTTTCTTTAAAGCGATTTCTTTTCGAGGGATCCCTGACATTCGTGTGATTGTATTTTTAGGTTATCCTGTAATGGCCATGTTGCGATTACCTACAAAAGAATCAGGAGGGAGGGCAAACCTCCACCAAGGGGCTCTTGGTGTGGGTGTTGATCTTCGTTCGGGCACTCTCACACATTCTGTTTGTAATGATAAAATCATTCATTTACATCCCGACACAAAACAAACGTTAAGTGGAAGGGTGATTCCTCATTGGGAAACTATTTTAGAAATGTCGTCAAGATGTTATGATATGTCTGGACTAGGTTATTTGGGAGTTGATATCGTTCTAGATGAATCGAGAGGGCCTTTGTTACTCGAAATGAATGCAAGACCTGGACTTGGAATTCAAATTGCAAATCGGATGGGATTACGAGATCGGTTGCAGTTGGTAGAGAAGATAAAGGATTCGGCGGATGGCCCCAAGACCCGAGTCCACCGAATGTTTCAAGAGTTATAA
- a CDS encoding DUF6580 family putative transport protein, with amino-acid sequence MFQSRVSVAILMVIATVISRILPHPPNFTPILAVSLFSGAYLTDRRLALFVPILAMFVSDFFIGFHDLMPVVYGFMILAVLFGKQIGTSLTKSFGFTVVGSVVFFLLTNLAVWATSGMYTLDLSGLVTCFTLAIPFFQNSIAGDLVYSGFLFGSMALLNRTVFVTAKQNA; translated from the coding sequence ATGTTCCAATCTCGTGTCTCCGTTGCCATCCTAATGGTGATCGCTACTGTCATCAGCCGTATCCTACCACACCCACCGAATTTTACGCCTATTTTGGCCGTTTCTTTGTTTTCGGGTGCTTATTTGACAGACCGACGACTTGCTCTTTTTGTTCCTATTTTGGCGATGTTTGTTTCCGATTTCTTCATCGGGTTTCATGACCTTATGCCAGTTGTATATGGATTTATGATTTTAGCAGTCCTCTTTGGAAAACAAATTGGAACTTCTCTAACAAAATCCTTTGGTTTTACAGTAGTTGGATCAGTGGTATTCTTTCTTCTCACAAACCTAGCCGTTTGGGCAACAAGCGGAATGTATACTTTGGATCTATCTGGTCTTGTGACTTGTTTTACACTTGCCATTCCGTTTTTCCAAAACTCCATTGCTGGCGACTTAGTGTATTCAGGATTCCTTTTTGGATCCATGGCTCTTCTCAATCGCACTGTATTTGTTACAGCAAAACAAAACGCTTAA
- the mazG gene encoding nucleoside triphosphate pyrophosphohydrolase, whose product MNPPNFDSPLENLLALTADLRSPEGCPWDKEQTHLSVIPHLLEETYEVVDTIEQGDDNHLKEELGDLLFQITFHSQLAKERGAFGFQDVANDVFQKLVYRHPHVYGNTDGIHSGDQVLTQWDQLKQKEKESKNKIDSDKSILSGIPKALPAIQRSEKIQSKVTKQGFDWPTISGVFEKFQEEIRELDTELQTKGSLSSKKIAYDERVEDELGDLFFLLVNLSRKLSIDPETCLRRANEKFETRFRVLEDLVSQTGKTVKDHSLEELDLFWDQAKLHLKTKSEISTTSDTKGKKGLNQKGTSPN is encoded by the coding sequence GTGAACCCTCCTAATTTTGATTCACCCCTGGAAAACCTCCTCGCTCTGACAGCGGATTTACGTAGTCCTGAGGGTTGTCCTTGGGACAAAGAACAAACCCATCTTTCCGTCATTCCCCATTTACTCGAAGAAACCTATGAAGTGGTGGATACCATTGAACAAGGTGACGACAACCACTTAAAAGAAGAACTTGGGGACTTACTTTTCCAAATTACTTTTCATAGCCAATTGGCCAAAGAACGTGGTGCCTTTGGTTTTCAAGATGTGGCGAATGATGTATTTCAAAAATTGGTATATCGACATCCTCATGTGTATGGGAATACCGATGGAATCCATTCAGGAGATCAGGTTCTCACCCAATGGGACCAACTCAAACAAAAAGAGAAAGAATCCAAAAACAAAATAGATTCTGACAAAAGTATTCTTTCCGGAATTCCGAAAGCCCTGCCTGCCATCCAACGTTCCGAAAAAATCCAAAGCAAAGTCACCAAACAAGGATTTGATTGGCCAACTATTTCTGGAGTGTTTGAAAAATTTCAAGAAGAAATAAGGGAACTAGATACAGAACTCCAAACCAAAGGATCTCTTAGTTCTAAAAAAATAGCCTATGATGAACGTGTAGAAGATGAGTTAGGTGATCTTTTCTTTTTGTTAGTGAACTTGTCCCGTAAACTTTCGATTGATCCAGAAACCTGTCTCCGTCGTGCGAATGAAAAATTCGAAACTAGATTTCGTGTCCTAGAAGATTTAGTTTCACAAACGGGAAAAACTGTGAAGGATCACTCTTTAGAGGAACTCGATTTGTTCTGGGACCAAGCGAAGTTGCATCTAAAAACAAAATCAGAAATCAGTACCACTTCCGATACCAAAGGAAAAAAAGGTTTAAACCAGAAAGGAACTAGTCCCAATTAA
- a CDS encoding LIC_13241 domain-containing protein, with product MNSLDLNDLPFLKEESLRVFHWLLNEYPEIEDPKVQTQGKKNNQSEIKESSHSMDFLENKESIEFPIRWKTEQMGQILEWVISDMGSVTLRLGGLEGNRRNPAPIFYLSLRKSEEGNFFWTDPEGNPIPFPDESIHKDIQKRIQLYIDSIS from the coding sequence ATGAATTCTCTCGATTTAAACGATTTACCATTTTTAAAAGAAGAATCTCTTCGTGTGTTTCATTGGTTACTCAACGAATACCCGGAGATAGAAGACCCGAAGGTTCAAACTCAAGGAAAGAAAAACAATCAGTCAGAAATAAAGGAAAGTTCTCATTCCATGGATTTCTTGGAAAATAAAGAATCCATAGAATTCCCCATTCGTTGGAAAACGGAACAAATGGGACAGATATTAGAATGGGTCATTTCGGATATGGGTTCCGTAACACTTCGGTTAGGTGGATTGGAAGGGAATCGAAGGAACCCGGCTCCCATCTTTTATTTAAGTCTTAGAAAATCAGAAGAGGGGAATTTTTTTTGGACAGATCCAGAAGGAAACCCCATTCCTTTCCCTGACGAGTCCATCCACAAAGACATTCAAAAGAGAATCCAATTATATATTGATTCGATTTCTTAA
- the lpxD gene encoding UDP-3-O-(3-hydroxymyristoyl)glucosamine N-acyltransferase: MNQINLSTLQSLLPEAKFQNTDSIQSVSFSGLTSLSLASTNEISFVASKTFVNEAKASKAPLLVVSSDTAESLTEKALIIVPKVELTTAKIIRHFFPEKQPTGKQSPHIVIDPTAKVGSNTDIGHFVTIGKNSVIGNDCIIEDGVKIGDHVQIGDGARIGKNCVFFDDTIVGKRFIVFGNSSFGGDGFGFVFAEGKHNKIPQVGRVVIGDDVEVGSNCTIDRGALTDTTIGNGCKFDNMVHIAHNCKVGDHVIIAGQSGLAGSVTLGNHVIIGGACAISDHLTLVEGTIIAGGSSLRTSPKTKDVYVGWDLGLTFPEFQKYRVNIKNIVNLNKWLKRIENIEKKVGIETKES; the protein is encoded by the coding sequence ATGAACCAAATCAACCTATCTACTCTCCAGTCACTACTACCAGAAGCAAAGTTTCAAAATACAGATAGTATTCAATCTGTTTCTTTTAGCGGACTCACCTCACTTTCGTTAGCTTCCACAAATGAGATTTCTTTTGTAGCTTCCAAAACTTTTGTAAATGAAGCAAAAGCATCCAAAGCACCTTTACTTGTTGTGTCTTCCGATACTGCGGAATCACTCACAGAAAAAGCTTTAATCATTGTTCCTAAAGTAGAACTAACAACAGCAAAAATCATTCGTCATTTTTTTCCGGAGAAACAACCTACAGGAAAACAGAGTCCACATATCGTTATTGATCCAACGGCTAAAGTTGGCTCCAACACGGATATTGGACATTTTGTAACCATTGGAAAAAATTCTGTCATTGGAAACGATTGTATCATTGAAGACGGAGTGAAAATCGGAGACCACGTTCAAATTGGTGATGGTGCTCGCATTGGAAAAAACTGTGTGTTTTTCGATGATACAATTGTTGGAAAACGATTCATTGTTTTTGGAAATTCCAGTTTCGGTGGAGATGGATTTGGATTTGTTTTTGCAGAAGGTAAACATAACAAAATACCACAAGTAGGTCGTGTTGTGATTGGGGATGATGTCGAAGTAGGTAGTAATTGTACAATCGACCGCGGTGCACTTACAGATACAACCATTGGGAATGGGTGTAAATTTGATAATATGGTTCACATTGCCCACAACTGTAAGGTGGGGGACCACGTGATCATTGCTGGACAGTCTGGTCTTGCTGGAAGTGTTACATTAGGAAACCATGTTATTATTGGTGGAGCATGTGCGATCAGTGACCATTTAACACTCGTCGAAGGGACAATCATCGCTGGTGGATCAAGCCTTCGCACTTCTCCTAAAACAAAAGATGTGTATGTGGGTTGGGACTTAGGTTTGACTTTCCCAGAATTCCAAAAGTATCGAGTGAACATCAAAAACATTGTGAACTTAAACAAATGGCTCAAACGCATCGAAAACATCGAAAAAAAAGTAGGAATCGAAACAAAAGAATCCTAA
- a CDS encoding DoxX family protein has product MFYKLLATNKDITLTILRVTLGVVILPHGAQKVLGAFGGYGFEGTMGFFTGQLGIPYFFALLAIIAEFFGAIGLIVGLLTRVAAFGIFATMFVAAAIVHFPNGFFADKGGFEFQLLTFGLAIPLIIKGAGSFSLDDIIAHKIEG; this is encoded by the coding sequence ATGTTTTACAAATTACTCGCAACAAACAAAGACATCACACTCACCATCCTCCGCGTCACTCTCGGAGTTGTGATCCTTCCTCACGGAGCACAAAAAGTTCTAGGTGCATTCGGTGGATACGGCTTCGAAGGAACAATGGGTTTCTTTACAGGACAATTGGGCATTCCGTACTTCTTTGCTCTTCTTGCCATCATCGCTGAATTCTTTGGCGCGATTGGCCTTATCGTAGGACTGCTCACAAGAGTAGCTGCTTTTGGAATCTTTGCTACTATGTTCGTTGCTGCCGCAATCGTTCACTTCCCTAACGGATTTTTTGCTGATAAAGGCGGATTCGAATTCCAACTTTTAACTTTCGGTTTAGCAATCCCTCTGATCATTAAAGGTGCTGGTTCTTTTTCCCTTGATGATATCATTGCCCATAAAATCGAAGGATAA
- a CDS encoding RibD family protein — MKLSINMAMTLDGKVVRPDGRWYGLTSSEDKTQMDVYRSQSDAILVGKNSILNDNPIVKIRAVPNALNPRPVILVRKGTLPPDKHVFEESDHIPLIICTKTNLKEIKTSLENKAEIFALDSDDIDPKKVTGILKRKGYKNVLLEGGPKLNFSFLEADLVDRIYLTIVPFIIGKTGLAGIADRNSELPDFDKNGWTLKDHFAKGNEIFLVYEKG; from the coding sequence ATGAAATTATCGATCAATATGGCCATGACCTTGGACGGAAAGGTCGTTCGACCGGATGGTCGTTGGTATGGCCTCACTTCCAGCGAGGACAAAACCCAAATGGATGTCTACCGCTCGCAATCGGATGCAATCCTTGTAGGAAAAAACTCTATATTAAACGACAACCCCATTGTCAAAATCCGAGCCGTACCCAATGCCCTAAATCCAAGACCCGTCATTTTAGTTCGCAAAGGAACCCTCCCCCCCGATAAACATGTTTTTGAAGAATCCGATCATATCCCTCTCATCATTTGTACAAAAACCAATTTAAAGGAAATCAAAACGAGTTTAGAGAACAAAGCCGAGATCTTTGCTCTGGATTCGGATGACATTGATCCCAAAAAAGTCACAGGGATTTTAAAACGAAAAGGTTATAAAAACGTCCTTCTGGAAGGTGGGCCCAAACTCAATTTTTCCTTTTTGGAAGCAGATCTTGTGGATCGAATCTACCTCACCATTGTTCCTTTCATCATAGGAAAAACTGGTCTTGCGGGAATCGCCGACAGGAATTCCGAACTTCCCGATTTTGATAAGAACGGCTGGACTCTAAAAGACCATTTTGCCAAAGGAAACGAGATTTTCCTCGTTTACGAAAAAGGTTAA
- a CDS encoding (2Fe-2S)-binding protein, with protein MNSSGMDPFDLNSLMRPKRVCLCRMVTEDELVRAIHAGAVTMEQIRETTRASTGCGTCSMQVYHILQRELQNLSRRKIS; from the coding sequence ATGAATAGTTCAGGTATGGATCCTTTCGATTTAAATTCCCTCATGAGACCGAAACGGGTCTGTTTATGTCGAATGGTGACTGAAGACGAATTAGTCCGTGCCATCCATGCAGGCGCCGTGACAATGGAACAAATCAGAGAAACCACAAGGGCCTCTACCGGCTGCGGCACCTGTTCGATGCAGGTGTACCACATCCTCCAGCGCGAATTGCAGAATCTCTCACGGAGGAAAATTTCATGA
- a CDS encoding MFS transporter produces the protein MSQDKNPEAKKKKNREIFGWCMFDFANSSYTTVIISVVYCEIFTNLIVPSDPSSGDPFQYGRSVWAWALAASYVFVVLTGPIFGAISDYSSKKKFFLFLSYIGCIIATFLLYYVEPGMVWLGFVLVAISNFFFASGENFASSFLPFLGAKEDLGKISGYAWGIGYFGGIGSVYIASKLGAISLDNFENLKLVGPYTAIFFLIAAIPTFLFLKEPHLPLGVSQSLNYFKIGKDRVVQTLKDASNFKDLMIYLVSLFFTMAALAIVISFAFIYGSHEIHIESEHKEAMFIFIQIFAAVGALAFGVIQDSIGAKKTFNLTLVLWLLTCGLIYYVHDITILINSVLGKNWTVQWVFVFISSLAGMGLGSTQSASRALVGIFSPESKSGEFFGMWGLSGKIAGAAGLFLFGYIQTLVTLRNAFLVVAFFYFLSLLINLFVNEERGVKAAQAFQEKP, from the coding sequence ATGTCCCAAGACAAAAACCCGGAAGCCAAAAAGAAAAAAAACCGTGAAATATTCGGTTGGTGTATGTTCGATTTTGCTAATTCTTCGTACACAACGGTCATTATTAGTGTAGTATACTGTGAGATTTTCACGAATTTAATTGTTCCTTCGGATCCCAGTTCGGGTGACCCCTTTCAGTATGGCAGGTCGGTCTGGGCCTGGGCACTGGCAGCCTCTTATGTTTTTGTGGTCTTAACCGGGCCCATATTTGGTGCCATATCCGATTATAGTTCTAAAAAGAAATTTTTTCTATTTTTAAGTTACATCGGCTGTATCATCGCTACCTTTTTGTTATATTATGTAGAACCTGGAATGGTTTGGTTGGGTTTCGTTTTAGTAGCGATCTCTAATTTTTTCTTTGCCTCTGGGGAAAACTTTGCCTCCAGTTTTTTACCTTTCCTTGGGGCCAAAGAAGACTTGGGAAAAATTTCCGGTTATGCTTGGGGGATTGGATACTTTGGTGGAATTGGTTCCGTATACATTGCCTCAAAGTTGGGTGCCATTTCTTTAGATAATTTTGAAAATTTAAAATTAGTGGGACCTTACACGGCTATTTTCTTTTTGATCGCAGCCATCCCAACGTTTCTTTTCTTAAAAGAACCTCATTTGCCACTCGGTGTTTCACAAAGTTTGAACTATTTCAAAATCGGAAAAGATCGTGTGGTCCAAACTTTAAAAGATGCTAGTAACTTCAAAGATTTGATGATTTACTTGGTATCTTTGTTTTTCACTATGGCTGCCCTTGCGATTGTGATTTCTTTTGCATTTATTTATGGTTCCCATGAAATACATATCGAATCGGAACACAAAGAAGCTATGTTTATCTTTATCCAAATTTTTGCAGCCGTGGGTGCGCTTGCTTTTGGTGTGATCCAAGATAGTATAGGGGCTAAAAAAACTTTTAACCTTACACTTGTTCTCTGGCTATTAACTTGTGGATTGATATATTATGTGCATGATATTACCATTCTTATCAATAGTGTTCTTGGTAAAAATTGGACAGTGCAGTGGGTTTTTGTTTTTATTTCTTCACTTGCTGGGATGGGACTTGGATCCACACAGTCAGCTTCCAGAGCCCTTGTTGGTATTTTTAGTCCTGAGTCCAAATCGGGAGAATTTTTTGGGATGTGGGGTTTATCTGGAAAAATTGCAGGTGCTGCCGGACTATTTCTTTTCGGATACATTCAAACACTAGTCACTCTAAGAAATGCCTTCCTTGTTGTTGCTTTCTTTTATTTTTTATCACTACTCATTAACTTATTTGTAAATGAAGAAAGGGGAGTGAAAGCAGCTCAAGCGTTTCAAGAAAAACCATGA
- a CDS encoding LIC13212 family protein yields the protein MILRFSITLFFLLGISAVNAEKPASATLKERETQKQIDLQRKNGFGDNEIDTLHASISGNLKKIKKLQDLGVDKTAAQYLAHTPESHKELYKKDKDGKPYLEIKLPQGQSYIDYPTVFLYDGIAYIYPKEDYSDLDKIILAFRRVNADGTIHVKEMRRLVNPSPKSESTEKDEKGEAKLDTNSDIRLEYYRSLTSDTIWPNDPNQPAEPDIAMVLNDEKDPLPYDKQKHIMRSYKKMLRKIAKQTAFQLRNIELDQKQMITKILDYNTN from the coding sequence ATGATTCTACGATTCTCCATCACACTTTTTTTCCTTCTTGGGATTTCGGCAGTTAATGCTGAAAAACCGGCCTCTGCCACCTTAAAGGAACGAGAGACCCAAAAACAAATCGACCTTCAAAGAAAAAACGGATTTGGAGATAACGAAATCGATACCCTCCACGCTAGTATCAGTGGGAACTTGAAGAAAATTAAAAAACTACAAGATTTGGGTGTGGATAAAACAGCCGCTCAATATTTGGCACACACTCCAGAATCACACAAAGAACTTTATAAAAAAGATAAAGATGGGAAACCCTATCTAGAAATCAAACTCCCTCAAGGACAGTCTTACATTGATTATCCGACAGTATTTTTGTATGACGGGATTGCTTATATTTATCCAAAAGAAGATTATAGCGACCTAGACAAAATCATCCTTGCTTTTCGCCGAGTGAATGCCGATGGAACCATCCATGTAAAAGAAATGAGAAGACTCGTAAACCCTTCTCCTAAATCAGAAAGTACAGAAAAGGATGAAAAAGGCGAAGCTAAGTTAGATACAAATTCCGATATCCGATTGGAATACTACAGATCCCTTACATCAGATACAATTTGGCCGAATGACCCGAACCAACCAGCAGAACCAGACATTGCAATGGTGTTAAATGATGAAAAGGATCCTTTGCCATATGACAAACAGAAACATATCATGAGATCTTATAAAAAGATGTTACGTAAGATTGCGAAACAAACGGCTTTCCAACTCAGAAATATCGAATTGGACCAAAAACAAATGATTACGAAAATTCTGGATTACAACACTAACTAA
- a CDS encoding alpha/beta hydrolase, which yields MLGIKKSVAQLVFSLPEHWISTLARKNNQPETNQLDPRCALACNIARFLPKMEQMSPEKARRHYRDQMRIFDEPEFPIPHIEDKLIPTPSASFIPIRVYNANPQKRNLPTILFFHGGGLTIGNLETHDNFCRKMSHYTKSIVIAVDYRLAPEHPYPAAHDDVWLAYQYVRNSAYLFGGSPNAIAVCGDSAGALLATSLCLRAKKDKIPVPIFQALLYPMLDTSKESETYELFGERYVLTRSIMRWFIQNYLPNQKDRLLHTNSPVLADPKELKGLPPTYIGIAGYDPLREEGETYAKHLQSAGVKVEERHFPSLVHGYIQLTGLIPKAKEAEQDLFQSLVRFFSSRKI from the coding sequence ATGTTAGGTATCAAAAAATCAGTCGCACAACTTGTCTTTTCGTTACCCGAACATTGGATTTCCACTTTGGCACGAAAAAACAATCAACCGGAAACAAACCAATTGGATCCGCGTTGTGCATTAGCATGTAACATTGCCAGATTCCTTCCCAAAATGGAACAAATGAGTCCTGAAAAGGCACGTAGACACTACCGCGATCAAATGCGGATCTTCGATGAACCGGAATTTCCCATCCCACACATCGAAGACAAACTCATTCCCACTCCTAGTGCCTCTTTCATTCCTATCCGAGTCTACAACGCAAATCCTCAAAAAAGAAATCTCCCCACCATACTCTTCTTTCACGGTGGTGGTCTGACCATTGGCAATTTAGAAACTCATGATAATTTCTGTCGTAAAATGTCTCATTACACAAAGAGCATCGTGATTGCAGTAGATTATCGTTTGGCCCCTGAACATCCATACCCAGCAGCACATGATGATGTTTGGCTTGCTTACCAATATGTTCGTAATTCTGCCTATTTGTTTGGAGGATCACCCAATGCCATTGCTGTTTGTGGTGATAGTGCTGGTGCCCTCCTCGCAACTTCTCTTTGTTTGAGAGCCAAAAAAGATAAGATCCCTGTTCCTATTTTTCAAGCCCTTCTTTACCCGATGCTTGATACATCTAAGGAATCAGAAACATATGAACTTTTTGGAGAACGTTATGTCCTAACACGTTCTATCATGCGGTGGTTCATCCAAAATTACCTTCCGAACCAAAAGGATCGACTCCTTCATACCAACTCTCCCGTCCTTGCGGACCCCAAAGAACTCAAAGGCCTCCCTCCGACTTACATTGGAATTGCCGGCTACGACCCTCTCCGTGAAGAAGGGGAAACTTATGCCAAACACCTCCAATCGGCCGGGGTCAAAGTGGAAGAACGTCATTTTCCCTCCCTTGTCCACGGATACATCCAATTGACAGGACTGATTCCCAAAGCCAAAGAAGCCGAACAGGACCTGTTCCAGTCCTTGGTACGTTTTTTTTCTTCCAGAAAAATCTGA